DNA sequence from the Ramlibacter agri genome:
GCCAGGCCGCGCGCGGGATCTCCACCACGCGCGGATCGCTCAGGAATTCGGCCAGGTAGGTCCGCACCGCGGGAGCGGTCGGCGCCTCGGGGGTGCCGAGGTTGCAGTACAAGACCCCGGTCCATCGTTCGTTAACGGGCATGCGGTATTCTCGCCCCCCATGCTCGAGCTCGGGAAAATCAAGGCGATCACGCTGGACCTGGACGACACCTTGTGGCCCATCTGGCCGGTGATCGAACGGGCCGAAAAGGCGCTCCACCGCTGGCTGGTGGACAACGCGCCGATGACCGCGGCGCTGTTCTCCAGCCCGCTCGCCATGCGCGAGATCCGCGAGCAGATGACGGACCTGCGGCCCGACCTGAAGCACGACATGAGCGCGCTGCGGCGCGAGTCGATCCGGCTGGCGCTGACGCGCGCCGAGGAGGACCCGGCGCTTGCCGAGGCCGCCTTCGAAGTGTTCTTCGCCGAGCGGCAGAACGTCATCCTGTTCGACGACGCCTTGCCGGCGCTGGAATTCCTGGCGCAGCGCTATCCGCTGGTGGCGCTGTCCAACGGCAATGCCAACATCGAGCGCGTGGGCCTGGGCCGCTTCTTCCGCGCCAGCATTTCGGCGCGTGAGTTCGGCGTCGGCAAGCCGGACCCGCGCATCTTCCTGGCCGCCTGCGGCGCCGTGGAGGTACAGCCGGACGAAGTGCTGCACATCGGCGACGACGTGATGCTGGACGTGCTGGGCGGGCTGAACGCCGGCATGCAGACCGCGTGGCTCAATCGCTCGGATGCCTTGTGGCCGCACGAGCAGCTGCCGCACGTGACGCTGGCGAGCCTCGGCGAACTGAAAGAGCTCTTCGAGCCGCCGCGCCCCTAGCGTGGTTCCTGGGGGCGACCTCGGTTTCCCGCAGGCTGGGTTCGCGCCAGCAACCCCAGCGCTGTCACAACAGCGAAGCGACCTCCAGCCCCGAGCGCACGGCGCCTTCCAAGGTCGCCGGATACGGTCCGGCCACGTAATCCCCGCAAGCCCACAGCCGTGGCGCGACAGCCTCGGGCGGCCGCTGCAGCCCCGGCGTGCAGGCAAAGGTCGCGCGTTTTTCCACCACCGTCTGCAGCGGCTGCACCGCCCAGCCCAGCGCGCTGGCCTGCGCCAGCACCTGCGGCTCCAGCTCTTCGCGCCCGCCTTCGCTGGCGCTGGCGACGAAGGCCAGCAGGCCGGACGGGCCACCCAGCTGCCCGCGGTCAAACACGAACTGCGCCGGGCCGCCTTCCAGCGCCAGCATCGGCTGCGCCAGCCGCGGGCCACCGGTGACGTACACCGTCGCAATGGCCTCGTGCTCCAGCGCTTCCGCCTGCGTCGCCCAAGAGACGCCGGCTGGACCGGCCGCGCGCGCCAGCCGTGCCGCTTCGCCCGCAGGGCAGGCCAGCACCACGGCGTCGAACCGTTCGCCATCGACGGCGCAGCGCGCGTCGGTGGCGGAGATGGTGCGCACCCGCGCGCCCGAACGCACTTCGGCGCCGTGCGCTTCCAGCCAGCCTTGCGCGGCGTGCGGGAACAGCTCGCCCAGGTGCTGCCTGGGCAACAGCAGGTTGGAGCCGCGCCAGGGCCCATGGCCGCGGCCGAACAGGCTGTCGCGCAGCACGCGCAGGAACACTTCGCCGCTGGACTGGTCCGCCGGCGTGTTGAGCGCGGCGACGCA
Encoded proteins:
- a CDS encoding HAD family hydrolase, whose protein sequence is MLELGKIKAITLDLDDTLWPIWPVIERAEKALHRWLVDNAPMTAALFSSPLAMREIREQMTDLRPDLKHDMSALRRESIRLALTRAEEDPALAEAAFEVFFAERQNVILFDDALPALEFLAQRYPLVALSNGNANIERVGLGRFFRASISAREFGVGKPDPRIFLAACGAVEVQPDEVLHIGDDVMLDVLGGLNAGMQTAWLNRSDALWPHEQLPHVTLASLGELKELFEPPRP
- the hpnE gene encoding hydroxysqualene dehydroxylase HpnE codes for the protein MRIAVVGAGWAGLACAVGAGERGHQVVVFEAARAPGGRARTLAVTLPDGREALLDNGQHILIGAYTETLGMMEKVGVRLDEVLLRMPLTLLRPDGNGLALPDWPAPWDAAAGIVSARGWDWRDKLSLLRAAAGWQRSGFRCPPQATVAQLSAGLTPRVQQQLIEPLCVAALNTPADQSSGEVFLRVLRDSLFGRGHGPWRGSNLLLPRQHLGELFPHAAQGWLEAHGAEVRSGARVRTISATDARCAVDGERFDAVVLACPAGEAARLARAAGPAGVSWATQAEALEHEAIATVYVTGGPRLAQPMLALEGGPAQFVFDRGQLGGPSGLLAFVASASEGGREELEPQVLAQASALGWAVQPLQTVVEKRATFACTPGLQRPPEAVAPRLWACGDYVAGPYPATLEGAVRSGLEVASLL